From the genome of Candidatus Aegiribacteria sp., one region includes:
- the pyrF gene encoding orotidine-5'-phosphate decarboxylase, whose amino-acid sequence MTFIDQISSSWRNNNSLVCVGLDPDVEKIPAHLRRVETPLFEFNRAIIDRTADLVCAFKLQVAYYSASGTERDLELTVAYIHDNHPEIPVILDAKRGDIGATAEMYVRESFDRYGVDAVTVNPYMGTDTLDPFLDRSDKGIIILCRTSNPGAIDIQDLRSEGKKLYQIVADKAAHVWNRNGNVLLVVGATYPDELQEIRSVVGSMPFLVPGIGAQGGNVESAVMSGKDANGTGMIINSSRGIIYSSDGEDYAEAAREATISLRDAINRYR is encoded by the coding sequence ATGACATTCATTGACCAGATCTCCTCCAGTTGGCGAAATAACAATTCGTTGGTGTGCGTGGGGCTTGATCCCGACGTAGAAAAGATCCCTGCACATCTTCGCCGTGTTGAGACACCACTGTTTGAGTTCAATCGCGCAATCATAGACAGAACAGCTGACCTCGTTTGTGCGTTCAAGCTTCAAGTGGCCTACTATTCTGCATCCGGGACCGAGCGCGATCTCGAACTCACGGTAGCGTATATTCACGATAATCACCCAGAGATTCCTGTTATTCTAGATGCAAAACGAGGAGACATTGGCGCAACCGCAGAGATGTACGTTCGGGAATCATTTGATCGCTATGGGGTTGATGCTGTTACCGTGAATCCATATATGGGGACGGACACACTCGACCCATTTCTGGATCGTAGCGATAAGGGAATCATCATTCTCTGCCGCACGTCGAATCCTGGCGCAATAGATATTCAGGATCTGAGGTCCGAAGGGAAGAAACTATACCAAATTGTGGCGGACAAGGCCGCCCATGTCTGGAATCGGAATGGCAATGTGCTTCTCGTTGTCGGGGCAACCTATCCCGATGAGCTACAGGAGATCAGATCAGTTGTCGGAAGCATGCCCTTTCTGGTGCCAGGAATCGGTGCACAAGGGGGCAACGTTGAGAGCGCCGTCATGAGCGGAAAGGACGCCAATGGTACAGGCATGATCATCAACTCCTCCAGAGGCATCATTTACTCAAGCGATGGTGAGGATTATGCAGAAGCCGCACGAGAGGCTACCATTTCGCTAAGGGATGCGATCAACAGATATCGATAG